The following proteins are encoded in a genomic region of Nitrospirota bacterium:
- a CDS encoding histidine phosphatase family protein, with translation MKLLMVRHGEIQSNIDKVYAGKSSEHLIERGLRQAREVAGLLRSYRVRALYSSPIQRAVQTAKIISDTIKINVQLEDSFREMELGPWEGLSEDEVAASYLTEWQVWQSKPAELTLPGRETLKELLDRAIKGAEIIHRNEGTGNVVIVTHVAIIRVLLLWHAKKSLNLYKTVNVPNAAVFEITLDTLSGAKNI, from the coding sequence ATGAAATTATTAATGGTCAGGCACGGGGAAATCCAGTCAAATATTGATAAAGTGTATGCGGGCAAAAGCTCCGAGCATCTGATCGAAAGAGGTCTTCGGCAGGCGCGAGAGGTTGCCGGGCTGCTGCGATCTTACAGAGTTCGGGCATTGTATTCAAGCCCGATTCAGAGGGCGGTGCAGACGGCGAAGATTATTTCCGATACTATTAAAATAAATGTTCAACTTGAAGATTCTTTCCGGGAGATGGAATTAGGGCCATGGGAGGGGTTATCCGAAGATGAAGTTGCCGCATCATACTTAACAGAATGGCAAGTATGGCAAAGTAAGCCGGCGGAATTGACATTGCCGGGAAGGGAGACACTAAAAGAGCTTCTTGACCGTGCCATTAAGGGTGCCGAAATAATTCACCGGAATGAAGGCACCGGGAACGTTGTAATAGTCACACATGTCGCGATAATCAGAGTGTTGCTTCTTTGGCATGCAAAAAAGAGTTTGAATCTTTATAAAACTGTCAACGTTCCAAACGCGGCGGTATTTGAGATAACATTGGATACACTATCAGGGGCAAAGAATATTTGA
- a CDS encoding SIS domain-containing protein: MQNKLSLDYLGQLKELLDTFPHEQFLEIAQTLLQAYDNGKQVFIMGNGGSGATASHFVCDINKGTCLELQKKFKVICLNDNLPSILAYANDLSYDQIFIEQLKNFLQPGDIVIGISGSGNSKNVLLAISYAKEQGAKAIGITGFEGGKLAALADISFVVSINDMQKVEDVHLIVVHMLMQYLCRELQLRNAAPE, from the coding sequence ATGCAAAATAAATTAAGTCTTGATTACCTGGGCCAATTAAAAGAGTTATTAGATACTTTCCCGCATGAACAATTTTTAGAAATTGCTCAGACACTGTTACAAGCATACGATAACGGGAAGCAGGTGTTTATAATGGGAAATGGCGGCAGCGGAGCTACTGCATCCCATTTTGTTTGCGACATAAATAAAGGGACCTGCCTTGAACTGCAGAAGAAATTTAAGGTCATTTGTTTGAATGATAATCTGCCCAGCATTCTGGCTTATGCCAATGACCTTTCCTATGACCAAATTTTTATTGAGCAGCTCAAAAACTTTTTGCAGCCGGGGGATATTGTCATTGGCATTTCTGGCAGCGGCAATTCAAAGAATGTGCTCCTTGCGATCTCATACGCAAAGGAACAAGGGGCAAAGGCCATCGGAATAACCGGTTTTGAAGGCGGGAAACTGGCTGCACTTGCAGACATCTCTTTTGTTGTTTCAATTAATGATATGCAAAAAGTCGAGGATGTGCACCTGATCGTGGTCCACATGTTAATGCAATATCTGTGCAGGGAATTGCAGTTGCGCAACGCCGCCCCGGAATAG
- a CDS encoding GHMP kinase, whose product MIISQTPLRISFVGGGTDLRSFYQAEDGMVLSTAIDKYVYIIVTERFDEKIYVNYRLSERVDEVSEIKHDLVREAMKKAGVVNGVEITTLADIPSEGSGLGSSSSVTVGLLNALYHFNGVQVTAEQLAREACEIEIDICKKPIGKQDQYIAAYGGLNAITFHPDERVSVTKLAVFNNNFLRFGSNLLLFFTNKTRDANVILEKQNKDTENKREVLRKMRNYVGEATNCILEGEFDEVGRILHENWLMKKSLVDSISNPEIDKMYEKALMAGAFGGKICGAGGGGFLLLYVPKNKQDKVRHALREYRELPFILDHFGSRIIFNYRRYPLK is encoded by the coding sequence ATGATCATTTCACAAACACCGTTGAGAATTTCTTTTGTTGGAGGCGGAACGGATTTAAGATCATTTTATCAGGCGGAAGACGGCATGGTTCTCAGTACAGCTATTGACAAATACGTTTACATAATAGTTACTGAAAGATTTGATGAAAAAATATACGTTAATTATAGGCTGAGTGAAAGGGTTGATGAAGTATCGGAAATAAAACATGACTTGGTCAGAGAAGCAATGAAAAAAGCCGGGGTTGTAAACGGGGTTGAGATAACTACTCTTGCTGATATACCTTCAGAAGGTTCCGGACTTGGGTCTTCAAGCAGTGTCACGGTGGGGTTATTAAATGCTTTATATCATTTCAACGGGGTACAGGTGACGGCGGAACAACTTGCCAGAGAGGCCTGCGAGATTGAAATTGATATCTGCAAAAAACCGATTGGCAAACAGGACCAATATATTGCAGCATATGGAGGGCTTAACGCGATAACGTTCCATCCCGATGAACGGGTGTCAGTTACTAAGCTTGCTGTATTTAATAATAATTTTTTGAGATTCGGATCAAATTTGCTGCTTTTTTTCACAAATAAAACAAGAGATGCCAATGTTATTCTTGAGAAACAGAATAAGGACACGGAAAATAAAAGAGAAGTTTTGAGGAAAATGAGAAATTATGTCGGCGAAGCGACCAATTGTATTCTTGAGGGGGAATTTGATGAAGTTGGAAGAATCCTCCATGAGAACTGGCTTATGAAGAAATCATTGGTTGACTCTATTTCAAATCCGGAAATAGATAAGATGTATGAAAAAGCCTTGATGGCCGGCGCTTTTGGCGGTAAGATATGCGGAGCTGGAGGAGGCGGTTTTCTTTTGCTTTATGTCCCAAAAAATAAACAGGATAAGGTCAGGCACGCTTTAAGAGAATACAGGGAACTGCCTTTTATACTCGATCATTTCGGAAGCAGGATAATATTCAATTATCGAAGATATCCTTTAAAATAA
- a CDS encoding nucleotidyltransferase family protein, whose amino-acid sequence MKAFLLAAGKGTRLEPLTLQTPKCLIPVCGRPLIEYWFDLFKIYGINEVLINTSHLAGNVRSYVNNNSSGLKIKLAHEENLLGSGGTIKKNWDFVKEEKAFFIFYADNLTNINLERMLLFHNKNKKDFTLAVVRVPNPRECGIVEMDENSTVISFTEKPENPVSDLAFAGIMLSNPRLIDFFPDKDVFDLGYDVLPCIVGKSSGYIMEDYLLDIGTFEKLTQADKDLKNNIFKKLIE is encoded by the coding sequence ATGAAGGCTTTTCTACTTGCCGCCGGGAAAGGAACGCGTTTAGAACCGTTGACGCTGCAAACACCGAAATGTCTTATCCCTGTTTGTGGACGTCCGTTGATAGAGTACTGGTTTGATCTTTTTAAGATATATGGAATAAATGAGGTTCTCATTAATACCTCACACCTTGCCGGGAATGTGAGAAGTTACGTAAACAATAATTCAAGCGGGCTCAAAATAAAATTGGCGCATGAAGAAAATCTTCTTGGAAGCGGCGGGACGATAAAAAAAAACTGGGATTTTGTAAAAGAAGAAAAGGCATTCTTTATCTTTTATGCAGACAACCTTACCAATATAAATCTGGAAAGAATGCTTTTATTCCATAATAAAAACAAAAAAGATTTTACGTTAGCTGTTGTCAGGGTACCAAATCCCAGGGAGTGCGGAATAGTTGAAATGGACGAGAATTCAACTGTTATCTCGTTTACAGAAAAACCTGAAAACCCTGTTTCAGATTTGGCATTTGCAGGAATTATGCTGAGTAATCCGAGGTTGATAGATTTTTTCCCGGACAAGGATGTATTCGACCTTGGTTATGATGTGCTTCCGTGCATTGTTGGGAAATCATCTGGATATATTATGGAAGATTATCTGCTTGATATAGGGACCTTTGAAAAATTAACTCAGGCTGATAAGGATTTAAAAAATAATATATTTAAAAAACTGATTGAATAA
- a CDS encoding SDR family NAD(P)-dependent oxidoreductase has product MKVLITGGAGFIGSHTADRLIAEGCDVRILDNLQKPVHLKGKPDYINPKAEFVMGDVRDKEALEKAMRGIDAIYHLAAYQDYLPDFSTYFHVNSVSTALIYEIIVENKLPVKKVIVASSQAVLGEGLYRCQEHGELTPDIRLEEQLSMGDWEHHCPHCNKYMQYLPTPEHMVNPQNQYAMSKHSQEIISINLGKRYGIPSVALRYSIVQGPRQSFYNAYSGAMRIFALHLYFDKQPTIYEDGRQIRDYINYQDVIDANMLVLKDGRADYQGFNVGGGVPYTVLDFYEKMQQVTGRQIEPVILKHYRYGDTRNIFSDITKLRSLGWTPKVPIERSIEEYWQYLNRQTDIEDILDYAEKTMKNKGVVRTIKE; this is encoded by the coding sequence GTGAAGGTTCTTATAACAGGCGGTGCAGGCTTCATAGGCTCGCATACAGCAGACAGGCTGATCGCGGAAGGCTGCGATGTAAGGATACTTGATAACTTGCAAAAACCGGTGCATTTGAAAGGCAAACCAGACTACATTAACCCAAAGGCGGAATTTGTAATGGGCGACGTCAGGGACAAGGAGGCTCTTGAGAAAGCAATGAGAGGAATTGACGCAATTTACCACCTTGCGGCATATCAGGATTATCTTCCCGACTTCAGCACATATTTCCACGTAAACAGTGTAAGCACGGCGCTCATTTATGAAATTATTGTCGAGAACAAACTCCCTGTCAAAAAAGTCATAGTTGCGTCTTCACAGGCGGTCCTGGGGGAAGGTTTATACCGGTGCCAGGAGCATGGAGAGTTGACCCCGGATATTCGTCTTGAAGAACAGTTATCAATGGGCGATTGGGAACATCACTGTCCACATTGTAACAAGTATATGCAGTATCTGCCAACGCCCGAGCACATGGTCAATCCTCAAAATCAGTATGCCATGTCAAAACATTCACAGGAAATAATTTCCATTAATTTAGGGAAAAGATACGGGATCCCCTCGGTAGCACTTCGTTACTCCATTGTGCAAGGCCCGAGGCAGTCTTTCTATAATGCCTATTCCGGCGCGATGAGGATTTTTGCTCTTCATCTTTATTTTGATAAACAGCCTACCATTTACGAGGATGGCAGGCAGATCAGAGACTACATAAATTATCAGGACGTTATTGATGCCAACATGCTGGTGCTAAAAGATGGCAGAGCTGACTATCAGGGATTCAATGTCGGCGGGGGAGTGCCATATACGGTTTTGGATTTCTATGAAAAGATGCAGCAGGTGACAGGAAGACAAATAGAGCCGGTCATTTTAAAACACTATCGCTACGGTGACACAAGAAATATATTTTCGGACATAACCAAGCTTAGATCCTTAGGCTGGACGCCTAAGGTTCCCATTGAACGCAGTATAGAAGAATACTGGCAATATCTCAACCGCCAGACCGATATCGAAGATATTCTGGATTACGCAGAAAAGACAATGAAGAACAAAGGTGTTGTAAGAACCATAAAGGAATGA
- a CDS encoding Gfo/Idh/MocA family oxidoreductase: protein MIKIGIIGAGYWGPNLIRNFAQIHNVSIEYVADNQPGRRQFVKDNFPNIQVVENADIIINDNDITLVVIVTPVNTHFHLAEKALSAGKHIFIEKPFTNSTADAEKLNALAVKNSLKIGVGHLFTFHPAIEQIHEFINTTEEFKPYYFISNRANLRPPLSKDNVIWDLAVHDFSIANYLFGEFPVSVYATANDYSGKGLDDMAVIQLTYPGKKKAVIHVSWHTPNKIRKFEMYGSKWSIFFDDMAEQKVRFFDEGIDTRIGADKQTSTKFEYKPGVILTPEIKNIQPLFNECQSFLDSVVTGTSFRNDGLQGLWAVKMCELAEESAKEGKEINFT, encoded by the coding sequence ATGATAAAAATCGGAATTATTGGGGCAGGATACTGGGGGCCTAATTTAATTCGTAACTTTGCACAAATTCATAATGTCAGTATTGAATATGTTGCCGACAACCAGCCCGGCAGGAGGCAGTTTGTAAAAGACAATTTTCCCAATATACAAGTAGTTGAAAATGCCGACATTATAATAAATGACAATGATATAACGCTGGTGGTAATTGTCACTCCGGTGAATACGCATTTCCATCTGGCAGAAAAAGCGCTGTCGGCGGGTAAGCATATCTTTATTGAAAAGCCTTTCACGAATTCGACTGCCGACGCTGAGAAATTAAATGCGTTGGCGGTTAAAAATTCTTTAAAAATCGGGGTAGGTCATTTATTTACATTTCATCCTGCCATTGAGCAAATTCATGAATTTATAAATACTACGGAAGAATTTAAGCCGTATTATTTTATATCAAACAGAGCCAATCTGCGCCCGCCGCTGTCGAAAGATAATGTCATATGGGACCTTGCCGTGCATGATTTCTCAATAGCCAATTATCTTTTCGGGGAGTTTCCTGTCTCGGTTTATGCAACAGCAAACGATTACAGCGGGAAAGGTTTAGATGACATGGCTGTTATTCAATTGACTTATCCGGGCAAAAAGAAAGCTGTTATACATGTCAGCTGGCATACACCGAATAAGATCAGAAAGTTTGAAATGTACGGATCCAAGTGGTCAATCTTCTTTGATGATATGGCGGAGCAGAAGGTGCGCTTTTTTGATGAAGGTATTGATACGCGAATCGGCGCGGATAAGCAGACATCAACAAAATTTGAATATAAGCCTGGAGTGATATTAACTCCTGAAATCAAAAATATTCAGCCCTTGTTCAATGAATGTCAATCTTTCCTGGATTCCGTTGTCACTGGAACTTCATTCAGAAATGACGGGCTTCAGGGACTTTGGGCTGTCAAGATGTGCGAGCTTGCAGAAGAATCCGCTAAGGAAGGGAAGGAAATAAACTTTACCTGA
- a CDS encoding sugar transferase, with translation MRYKKYKIIFLLLDSFITYAALKYSFYFVNYARNVDYTISDTDLMKIASIVIFSELIIFKISGLYRMHKLLNSYYQFVVVIKSMLVSFGLLIAILFIFKHPILMLRREIVASFFILLILFLLYRILFVKISLGYVLKNKIIGSRVILIGADNRGCEIARELRNNKYSYFHPIGFLDDFKESGEILEGIKVLDKIENVGKYSEKFDEILIALTNVSYNKLQRIIDTCRRLHRPIHVISDLYRIVPEKLEVEKFSGFSTFQIPPITGFKEYTYIILKRIIDYTVALVFVILLLPLWFIIAILIKIDSKGPVFYRAEVVGYKEKKFVWYKFRSMAINKDDSAHRNLVKAEAMGLSNGQKLQNDPRITSVGKWLRKFSIDEFPQLINVLKGQMSLVGPRPVLPYEYELLDNWQKERFAVLPGLTGLWQVHGRNRVNFADQHVLDLYYVRNRSIALDLEILFNTISVVISGETGV, from the coding sequence ATGCGGTATAAGAAATATAAGATAATATTTTTGCTTCTGGATAGTTTTATAACCTATGCGGCATTAAAATATTCCTTCTATTTTGTTAATTATGCAAGGAATGTTGATTATACGATATCTGATACTGATTTAATGAAAATTGCATCGATAGTCATTTTTTCAGAATTAATTATTTTTAAGATTTCCGGTCTTTACCGGATGCATAAGTTGCTTAACTCATACTATCAATTTGTTGTTGTCATAAAATCCATGTTAGTAAGTTTTGGTCTCTTAATTGCAATACTTTTCATTTTTAAACATCCCATATTAATGCTGAGGCGTGAAATAGTTGCAAGTTTTTTTATTTTGTTAATATTGTTTCTTTTGTACCGTATCTTGTTTGTTAAAATTTCTTTAGGTTATGTACTTAAAAATAAGATAATTGGATCGCGAGTGATTTTGATTGGCGCAGACAACAGAGGCTGTGAAATTGCACGGGAGTTAAGAAATAATAAATATTCCTATTTTCATCCGATAGGCTTTTTAGATGATTTTAAGGAGTCTGGAGAGATACTTGAAGGCATCAAAGTCCTGGACAAGATCGAGAACGTAGGTAAATATTCAGAAAAATTTGATGAAATATTGATAGCGCTGACAAACGTTTCGTATAATAAATTGCAAAGAATTATTGATACGTGCCGCAGATTGCATAGACCAATCCATGTTATTTCAGACTTGTACCGGATTGTCCCTGAAAAGCTTGAGGTGGAAAAATTCAGTGGTTTTAGCACATTTCAAATACCACCTATAACAGGATTCAAGGAATATACATACATTATTCTAAAACGTATTATAGATTATACCGTAGCTTTGGTTTTTGTTATATTGTTACTTCCGTTGTGGTTTATAATAGCAATCTTAATAAAAATAGACTCGAAAGGGCCTGTTTTTTATAGGGCGGAGGTAGTCGGCTATAAAGAAAAAAAGTTTGTTTGGTACAAGTTCAGGAGCATGGCTATTAATAAAGATGATTCGGCCCATAGAAATTTAGTGAAAGCAGAAGCTATGGGATTAAGCAATGGCCAGAAACTTCAGAATGATCCTCGTATAACGTCAGTAGGCAAGTGGCTGAGGAAATTCAGCATCGATGAATTTCCCCAATTAATTAATGTCCTGAAAGGGCAAATGTCGCTTGTGGGACCAAGGCCTGTATTGCCTTATGAATATGAGTTGTTAGATAACTGGCAAAAGGAAAGATTTGCTGTCCTGCCAGGCTTGACAGGATTATGGCAGGTTCACGGACGTAACAGAGTAAATTTTGCGGATCAGCATGTACTGGATCTTTACTATGTCCGTAATAGATCAATTGCGTTGGATTTGGAAATTTTATTCAATACTATTTCAGTTGTAATTTCCGGGGAGACCGGAGTATAA
- a CDS encoding DegT/DnrJ/EryC1/StrS family aminotransferase: MIVPFVDLKMQYQNIKDEVNAEIHEVLESCAYILGPKVEEFEQQFAIMHQAKYCLANSTGTDSLHLAMMALEVGPGDEVLVPVNTFFATAEAVSLAGAKPVFVDCEADYYNIDAAKIEQAITNRTKGIIPVHLYGQSADMAMILQIAEKHKLWVVEDACQAHCAEYQNRRVGAMGIIGCFSFYPGKNLGAYGEGGAVLTNDEQLYEKMKKLRDHGSSKKYNHELVGHNYRMEGIQGAVLSVKLRYIEQWTEQRRKNAALYSNLLSDIPEVVVPKEMESVRHVYHLYVVQVPKRNELQNFLSQNGISTGLHYPVPLHLQQAYKSLGYKKGDFQIAETQMDKILSLPMYPELTSAQIQYVVSKIKEFYLTNHAV, translated from the coding sequence ATGATAGTGCCCTTTGTTGATTTGAAGATGCAGTATCAAAATATTAAAGATGAGGTTAATGCCGAAATTCATGAAGTGCTTGAGAGTTGCGCCTATATTTTGGGTCCGAAGGTTGAAGAATTTGAACAACAATTTGCAATAATGCATCAGGCGAAATATTGCCTTGCAAACAGCACCGGAACCGATTCATTGCACCTGGCGATGATGGCATTAGAGGTAGGCCCGGGAGATGAAGTTTTAGTGCCTGTCAATACTTTTTTTGCTACCGCGGAAGCCGTGTCTTTAGCAGGCGCTAAACCTGTTTTTGTAGACTGTGAAGCCGACTATTACAATATTGATGCCGCTAAGATTGAACAAGCAATTACAAATCGTACAAAAGGTATTATCCCCGTGCACTTGTATGGGCAGTCTGCCGACATGGCAATGATATTACAAATTGCAGAAAAACATAAATTGTGGGTAGTTGAAGACGCATGCCAGGCACATTGCGCAGAATATCAAAACAGACGCGTAGGGGCGATGGGTATTATCGGCTGTTTTAGTTTTTATCCGGGCAAGAATTTAGGCGCTTACGGCGAAGGGGGAGCAGTTCTGACCAACGACGAACAATTGTATGAGAAGATGAAAAAATTAAGAGACCATGGAAGCAGCAAAAAATATAACCATGAATTAGTTGGTCACAATTACAGGATGGAAGGGATACAGGGAGCGGTCTTGTCAGTTAAGCTGCGTTATATTGAACAATGGACAGAGCAACGGCGAAAAAATGCAGCATTATATTCTAACCTCCTGTCTGACATCCCTGAAGTTGTTGTTCCAAAAGAAATGGAATCAGTGCGTCATGTTTACCATCTGTATGTTGTTCAAGTGCCTAAGCGCAACGAATTGCAAAATTTCTTAAGTCAAAATGGTATTTCAACCGGATTGCATTATCCTGTTCCTCTTCATTTACAGCAGGCGTATAAATCGTTGGGATATAAAAAGGGCGATTTTCAAATAGCGGAGACACAAATGGACAAAATACTATCTCTTCCTATGTATCCTGAGTTGACTTCGGCCCAGATTCAATATGTTGTGAGCAAAATAAAAGAATTTTATCTGACTAATCATGCGGTATAA
- a CDS encoding radical SAM protein, whose translation MCNVWQNPTVEKEEVSLQTLRKIPAGLDYLNLTGGEPTLRRDLMEIADLLSPKAMTFEISSNGLLPERIEPVIKKYPCTKIRFSIEGCEITNNKIRGERGGYQKKINGLKRLKELGGKDIGFGMVLQDDNIEEAVELFHFAKKHGFEFATSALHNGFQFHKSDNVPYDRIKMVKKMEDLVTALLKDYKIKHWFRAYLNLGLMAKMLGQERMLKCTAGTDFVFIDPWSDVYACNVRPDLKMGNLEQQEWDDVLNGKAAKEVREKVSNCAHNCWMVGSAKTAMRHPRYAKLPKAGPLLWVMYNKIKLMLGGKINFQRYLDYTKVYIDEQVVYRRSYLDDSVKRNLQRKDEPHYKKFGEFFNK comes from the coding sequence ATGTGTAATGTATGGCAAAATCCTACTGTTGAAAAAGAAGAGGTGTCCCTGCAAACCCTAAGAAAAATTCCTGCCGGGTTGGACTATTTGAATCTTACGGGCGGTGAGCCGACATTGAGACGTGATCTAATGGAAATTGCGGATTTACTTTCCCCTAAAGCCATGACTTTTGAAATCAGCAGCAATGGATTACTGCCGGAAAGAATAGAACCTGTAATTAAAAAATATCCATGTACCAAAATACGGTTCAGCATTGAGGGATGTGAAATAACAAATAACAAAATTCGGGGTGAAAGAGGCGGTTATCAAAAAAAGATAAATGGATTAAAGCGCCTAAAAGAATTGGGGGGCAAAGATATAGGCTTTGGTATGGTATTGCAGGATGATAATATTGAAGAAGCTGTCGAGCTGTTTCACTTTGCCAAGAAACATGGTTTTGAGTTCGCTACCTCGGCGCTTCATAATGGTTTTCAGTTTCATAAAAGCGATAATGTTCCATATGACCGTATTAAAATGGTAAAGAAGATGGAGGACCTGGTCACGGCATTATTGAAAGATTATAAAATCAAGCACTGGTTTCGTGCTTATTTGAACTTGGGGCTTATGGCCAAGATGTTAGGTCAGGAGCGGATGTTGAAATGTACTGCCGGCACGGATTTTGTCTTTATTGACCCATGGAGTGATGTTTATGCATGTAATGTAAGACCGGATTTAAAAATGGGGAATCTGGAACAGCAGGAATGGGACGACGTCTTGAACGGAAAAGCCGCTAAAGAGGTCCGAGAGAAAGTATCTAACTGTGCGCATAACTGTTGGATGGTCGGATCGGCCAAGACCGCAATGAGGCATCCCAGGTATGCAAAGCTTCCCAAGGCGGGTCCGTTATTGTGGGTCATGTACAATAAAATAAAACTTATGCTGGGTGGGAAGATAAATTTTCAAAGGTATCTTGATTATACAAAAGTATATATAGACGAACAGGTTGTTTATCGCAGATCATATTTAGATGATAGTGTAAAAAGGAACCTCCAACGAAAAGATGAGCCTCATTATAAAAAATTCGGGGAATTCTTTAATAAATAG
- a CDS encoding glycosyltransferase family 4 protein produces the protein MFIRYSDAAISVSQTLKDFYANNYGKQVSYIPNGINITECNDLDLLDKFGLKRKEYILYVGRLIPTKGSATLLDAYKRLKTDLKLVIVGDSCYTDSFVIELKKKAEGTNTVFLGYQYGEALNQLYANCRLFIFPSQIEGLPIVLLEALSFGIPVIFSDIPEDMEIAKEVAIPFKNADPDDLYGKMKEFLANPDSGERLAEKAKRHIAENYNWDKITEQTEAVYYSILK, from the coding sequence ATTTTTATAAGATATTCGGATGCTGCCATATCCGTGTCGCAGACTTTGAAAGATTTTTATGCGAACAACTATGGCAAACAGGTCTCATATATCCCTAATGGCATCAATATAACCGAATGTAATGACTTGGACCTGTTGGATAAGTTCGGACTGAAAAGGAAAGAATATATTCTTTATGTGGGCAGGTTGATTCCGACAAAGGGCAGCGCAACCTTGCTGGACGCTTATAAAAGATTAAAGACCGACTTGAAACTTGTGATCGTCGGTGATTCATGTTATACAGACAGTTTTGTCATCGAATTAAAGAAGAAAGCTGAAGGCACTAATACTGTTTTCCTCGGTTACCAGTATGGGGAAGCCTTAAATCAGCTCTATGCGAACTGCAGGCTCTTTATCTTTCCGTCACAAATAGAGGGCTTGCCAATTGTATTACTGGAGGCTTTGAGTTTTGGAATACCTGTAATTTTCAGCGACATTCCCGAAGATATGGAAATTGCAAAGGAAGTTGCGATACCTTTCAAGAATGCTGACCCTGATGACCTTTATGGAAAAATGAAAGAATTTCTTGCAAACCCGGACTCCGGCGAGAGATTGGCGGAAAAGGCAAAAAGGCATATAGCTGAAAACTATAACTGGGACAAGATCACTGAACAAACCGAGGCTGTTTACTATTCAATCCTTAAATAA